The nucleotide window TCTGATAATGCTGAGACTATTTACAGTCTTGCCCTGCTCGCTGACAAAAAGGGTGAAGCCCAGGCGGCCGAGGCACTTTATCTAGAAGCGCTAAAACTCAAAGAAGAAGCGTATGGACCGAGTTATCCCGATGTGGCCGAAGTCCTGGAAACTTACGGTGCTTTTTTAGAAAGGCAAGAGCGCGGCTCTGAAAGCCAGTCTATACTCAGTCGTGCTAGCGAAATCAGACATAAATTTGCATAATCGATACTTTGCCCTAGCCAATTCTAGCTAGAGTGCCTGCTTTGACTAGATGCTCGGCGGCGATTTTAAATAGATTGTCTGCCATTGACAGATGGTCGTAGTCAAAATTTTGCATAAAATACTTGAGCTCATCAAGACCATCAGCCGCTTGCGCTATAGCATGGCGCATCCACTGTACAGCTGGTCCCATAGTCAGTGGCGGAGGATTAGCTGTAAATTCCTGACTGGCTTTTAGTAGTGTGCGCTCAACCTCTTCTACATATTTGCCAAAGTCATTGAGCAAATCATCATCATAGAGATCTTGAGCGAGAGCCTGCAGGCTCTGTTTGTATTTACGTAAAATATTGGAGATGGATTTTTTGAGCGGATTAAAGACACTGCGCAAAAACTTTTCGCGGGCAATTTCTTCGTCTAGCGAGTCTTGAGCGTGCTTAGGTATGGTGCGCGGCTTTTGGGCAAAGAGTGTGGCATCGTACTCAGCTCTCTTTGTGGCATCAATCAAGATGGCATAGGCTTCGTTTATAGACATCATCAGCTCGGTTTTGGTCATCACCTGCTGATTGGACTTATCTATATAGGCTAAATCTGGATGGTTTGATTTGACGAGTTCCCGATAGGCTCGTTTAATTTCGTTATGGCTGACATCCGGGCGTACGCCCAGGACTTCATAGTATGTAGTCTTAACGCGTTTCATAAAACTAATTATGCCCTTAAAACCCACTGGATGTACCGATTCTTCTCGTGAATTTTGGCTATAATCTTTTAGTATGTTCTGCCCCTTTTGTAATCACCGAGAAAGCCGTGTGCTCGAATCCCGTCTGACATCAGACAATTCGGTCAGACGCCGCCGTGAGTGCGAATCCTGCAACAAGCGATTTACCACCTACGAAAAACTAGAAGTAATCCAGTTTTTGGTGGTCAAAAACTCGGGCACCCGTGACCCTTACTCTCGCGAGAAGCTGAGAGCGGGGATAAGCCGTGCTTGTGTCAAGACCACAGTCAGTGCCGAACAAATCGATAATATCGTAGACAGCGTCGAAAACGAGCTGATGGTCTCGGGACGCCGCGAAGTGTCATCCTCGATGCTGGGAGAGCTGGTGCTTTCACAGCTCTCTGCCCTGGATCAAGTGGCATATGTAAGGTTCGCTTCTGTTTACCGGGCATTCCGCTCAGTAGATGACTTTATCGCCGAGCTAAACTTGCTCAAAGACACTATCCGTGACTCTGCCAGTAGATCTAAAGAGATCCTGGAGCGAGCCAGACGCGAAGAAGAAATGGCTAAATCAGCCAAAATATGAGACAAATCCAATCAGTTATGTATCAGTCCACGTTACGGATTGCTTATGGACCTTGTCTCTATGTCCGAGCGTGATACACTTTCTCACTGCTTATCTATATCTTCGAAGAAAATTGAGTTACGAGAACTTTTCATGAATAGCATTATTAAAGAGATCGAAGCCCCCCTCCTCAAAACAGACCTGCCAAAGTTTGACGTTGGAGACACCGTTAAAGTCTTCGTCAAAATCGTTGAAGGTACCAAAGAGCGTACTCAAGGTTACGAAGGCGTAATCATCAAGTATTCGGGACATGGTGTGGGCACAACAATCACTGTCCGTCGCGTATTTCAAGGCATCGGCATTGAGCGTGTGTTTTTAATTCACTCACCCCGAGTAGAAAAAATCACAGTACTGCGTCGCGGTCATGTCCGTCGCGCCAAGCTCTATTATTTGAGAGAGCGTACCGGTAAGGCTACACGTATCAAAGAAAAAGTTGGCGTACGCAGAGATGCTGATGTTAAAGCCGAAGCTAAACCAGCTCCCAAGGCTGAAGCTAAAGTTGAAGCCAAGTCTGATTCCGCTGAAAAAGCCTAATTAGAGTCAGTACTTAGTTGCCTAAGAACTTCAAAAAGCCCACGAAGGGCAAAAGAACTGGCCAGACTGGTCAGTCGAACAAAATTGGCACCGGTAGCAATGCCGGTGCCTCTAGTCGTACTGGGGCTAGTAAGCCTCTGCGCAATACCTCGCGCAATGCAGCCGCTCGCAGTGTCGCCGCTCGTAATGCCGCAGCTAAAAACACTGACAATGCGGCACTCAATGCCGGTGCTCAAGCTGCCAATGCCGAGACCAGTCAAAGACCAAAGCTAAAAAAGAAGCCGCCGCCCAAAGTAAATACTGCTTTTAAGCGTCTCACTGAGATAGTCAAATGGGTCGATATCGTCATCGAAGTGCTCGATGGTCGTCTGCCAGTTTGTACAAAGCACCCTGCCAGTGACGAAATTTTTGGTAATAAGCCCAGACTGATTATTTATAGCAAGCTCGATATGGCCGATAGCCGCAGGCTCAAGGACTATGTCAAGCGGCTCAACGCCTCTTTTAGCGACCCTGACTCCACTGGTCCCCCTTGTCGGGCTGTGGCACTGTCACTTAAAGGACGCAACAACCAGGCGCAGTTTATCGAGTCGGCTCTTGCTCTGACTCAAGACAAACGCGATCACCTTGCTGGCCGCGGACTTTTGCCAAGACCCATGCGGGCCGCAGTTGTCGGTATCCCAAACGTGGGCAA belongs to Candidatus Obscuribacter sp. and includes:
- a CDS encoding DnaJ domain-containing protein, with translation MKRVKTTYYEVLGVRPDVSHNEIKRAYRELVKSNHPDLAYIDKSNQQVMTKTELMMSINEAYAILIDATKRAEYDATLFAQKPRTIPKHAQDSLDEEIAREKFLRSVFNPLKKSISNILRKYKQSLQALAQDLYDDDLLNDFGKYVEEVERTLLKASQEFTANPPPLTMGPAVQWMRHAIAQAADGLDELKYFMQNFDYDHLSMADNLFKIAAEHLVKAGTLARIG
- the nrdR gene encoding transcriptional repressor NrdR, yielding MFCPFCNHRESRVLESRLTSDNSVRRRRECESCNKRFTTYEKLEVIQFLVVKNSGTRDPYSREKLRAGISRACVKTTVSAEQIDNIVDSVENELMVSGRREVSSSMLGELVLSQLSALDQVAYVRFASVYRAFRSVDDFIAELNLLKDTIRDSASRSKEILERARREEEMAKSAKI
- the rplS gene encoding 50S ribosomal protein L19, with the protein product MNSIIKEIEAPLLKTDLPKFDVGDTVKVFVKIVEGTKERTQGYEGVIIKYSGHGVGTTITVRRVFQGIGIERVFLIHSPRVEKITVLRRGHVRRAKLYYLRERTGKATRIKEKVGVRRDADVKAEAKPAPKAEAKVEAKSDSAEKA
- the ylqF gene encoding ribosome biogenesis GTPase YlqF: MPKNFKKPTKGKRTGQTGQSNKIGTGSNAGASSRTGASKPLRNTSRNAAARSVAARNAAAKNTDNAALNAGAQAANAETSQRPKLKKKPPPKVNTAFKRLTEIVKWVDIVIEVLDGRLPVCTKHPASDEIFGNKPRLIIYSKLDMADSRRLKDYVKRLNASFSDPDSTGPPCRAVALSLKGRNNQAQFIESALALTQDKRDHLAGRGLLPRPMRAAVVGIPNVGKSTLINWFIGQKKARTGNSPGVTKGTQWIRVHPMLELLDTPGILPPTLFGKETMTKLSVLNLVPSDTYDTVECAQAALKLLQTHYPSYLDAYVPSLAGTIDQNEGLAHIAGARRFLAKGAILDEIRAAHVLLGDIRDGKLGTITFDKLD